TAAAGACTACGGTTTCTCCTTCCCGGTTGCTGTCGATGACGATTGGGCTACGCTCAAGAGATTCTGGTTGGATCGCGTTTCTGCCGCAGATTACACATCTGTCAGCTTTTTGATTGACAAAAAAGGAGTGATTCGATTCATTCACCCGGGAGGCGTTTATAGCAAAGAAGATGTCGGCGTGATCAAGAAGAGAATTGAAGAACTAATTTCGCAACGATAATTTTTTTTAAAAAAAGTTTCATTTTGGTCTGGCATTCCGCGCTGTGAAGGCTTAGTATTCGTGTTTGAGATGATTTAGCTTGAGATGATGTTGGCTCAAAAAACCTGCTCACAAACAACTAAGATTTAACCTGGATCGACGGCGCTTTCGCTGTCGACTCCCCTAACTAAAAAAAATCTGATCGAAACCAAAGACGCCCGTCGTCTTTTCAACGATCAAAAAGCAACTTGGAGGGAAAAAATGCTTAGTAAATATGACCGCAACATCGAAGACATCGAAAGAGCCAGAATGGAAGAGCGCTTCTGGTCACCTCGATTCGCAGAACCCGGATTTGTCCAATCCAATCTCTATGGTGAGCCTTATTGGCTCTCACAACTCCGTCAATTGCAACAGCCAGTTCAACAGATCCAGCAGAATCCGTACATGCAACAGTTATCACCCTATCCAACATTCCAATTGAATCCTCAAATTCCACAATTCCACCCGACGTTTCATCCTGCTCTTCCTAATGCTCAGTCCTACTGGGGACAACCATATGAAGGCGTCGCGCAGCAAAGCCAGCCGGTTCGCTTCGCCAGCCGCGCTTTCGGGCGTCCTCCCAGAAACTACAAAAGATCCGATGAACTGATCCGCGACGAAATCTGCAAGCGTTTAGCGATGACACCGGACCTCGATGCTACAGATCTCGAAGTGGTTGTAAGGGATGGCGAAGTCACTTTAAGAGGTACTGTCGATGATCGTTTCGCCAAGCGATTGGTGGAAGACATCACCGAATGCACTTTCGGCGTGCGTGATCTATTGAACGAAATCCGGGGCGGGACCAGGTTTCACGAACCGGAATTGACCGGCGCAACGAAAGGCAAAGAAAAATAGCATTTCGGAGCGGAAATCGTGGAGGCGCGAGCAATCGCGCCCTTGCGTCAAGATCACGGCGGAGGATGCTGACCGTGCTGTCAGGTCACTTTCGAATGATTTTCAAGTTTCTCTCTATTTTTCACAATCGCTCAGGCATGTCCGCAACGACATAGGACATGACAGCGAGAACGGCGACGCAAGCGGCGAGCTCCTGCGGATCAATCTTGTCGAATGTGTCAGCCTCCGTGTGGTGTATGTCAAAATAGTGCGTAGTATCCACATCGAGCGAGGCGCCTGTTACGCCCTCACGCATAATGGGTTCGATATCGACACCATGTCCGTCGGCTGCGATGTGATCGGCGCGGAGGCCACTCAGAAGTTTGCTGATTTCAGTAAAGTCCGAACGCGCCTGAAGCGAAGCTGTTTTCGAAAGACCGAAACCTAGCGGGCGAAAGACTCCGAAGTCGGACTCGATAGCAAGGATATGGTTCTTGAGCTCCGCCCTGTGCGTATCGCGATAGGCGTTGCCGCCGCGCACACCGTTCTCTTCGTTCGTAAAGAAAACGGAGCGAATCGTGCGTCGCGGCCGAAGTCCAAGCACTTTGAGCAACCGGACGGTTTCCCAGGCAACGATACATCCTCCGCCATCATCATGG
This DNA window, taken from bacterium, encodes the following:
- a CDS encoding BON domain-containing protein; amino-acid sequence: MLSKYDRNIEDIERARMEERFWSPRFAEPGFVQSNLYGEPYWLSQLRQLQQPVQQIQQNPYMQQLSPYPTFQLNPQIPQFHPTFHPALPNAQSYWGQPYEGVAQQSQPVRFASRAFGRPPRNYKRSDELIRDEICKRLAMTPDLDATDLEVVVRDGEVTLRGTVDDRFAKRLVEDITECTFGVRDLLNEIRGGTRFHEPELTGATKGKEK